Genomic segment of Kibdelosporangium phytohabitans:
GCGACCAGCACGGGCGCCAGCCGGGGCCGGTGGAAGGCGGCGAGGCAGAACCCCGCCACCGCCACCAGCCGTCCGGGCCAGTGGAGGTCGTACCCGGTCCCCGCCATGGCGACGGTCGCGGACAGGATCGCCATCGACAGCGGCAGCCTGCGTACGAACACCAGCGGCAGGCAGACCGCCACACTCAGCAGCACATACACCACGTCAGTGTTCCGGACAGACCGTTCCCGCCGCGGGCAGTTCGCCAGTCGTCAGGTACTTGTGCACGTACCCGCGGACACACGGGTTGCCGGTCAGGTAGACCGCGTGACCAGCGGGAACTTGCAGGTAGCGGGCACCTTTCAGGTGGGCGGTGACGCGGCGGCCGTACGCCGGTGGCGTGGTCGAGTCGTAGTCGCCGTTCACCACGAGCGCCGGGATGTGCGCCCGGAACGGGTGCTGCGGGAAGGTCCGGGCCGGCGGCAGGCCGGCGCAGTGGTTGGCCATCGGCCAGGCCTGGCGCCAGCCGATCCGCGGCGCCAGCTCGCGCATCTCGGACTCCAGTGCCCGGACCGCGCGGTAGTCCGCCGGGTACGGGAAGTCGGCGCAGAACATGATCCGGGACAGGTCAGGGTCGCGGGCGCCCACGTCGACGGTGAACCTGGTGGCGTCCCCGGCGTGGGCCTGTTTCAGCGACTCGGCCAGGCCCGGCCAGTCCGGCCGGTAGCTGACGAACGACCGGGACACGATCCTCGTCGCGCTCACCGTGCCGCCGGACGCGGCCGGGATCGGCGCGCGGGCGAGCACCTCGTCCCAGACCTGCAGCACGTCCCTGCCGTGCAGGGCGCAGCCCGGGTCCGTGGCACACCAGCCGGCGAACCGCCGCAGGTTGCGTTCGTCGGTCTCGGCCTTGGGGACCAGCCAGTCGCGGATCGACCGGTCGGTGTGGTCGATCACGCTGTCCAGGTACATCCGGCCGGCTTTGTGCGGGAAGTACTCGGCGTAGGCCTGGGCGAACATGGTCCCGTACGAGTTGCCGTAGTAGTTCAGCCGCGGCTCGCCGATGGCCGACCTGATCGCGTCCATGTCCCTGGCGACCTGCCACGAGTTCAGGTTGCCGGCGAGCGCCCCGGCAGCCGCGGTGCACTTCGTGCCGAACTCGCGGTTCGCTCGGACATACCGGTCATACCGGTCCTCGGTGCCGAAGACGTACTCGGCTTCCTGGGGCGAGCGGGCCGGGCACGTGACCGGGGTGCTCCGGCCGAAGCCACGCGGGTCGAACATGACCACGTCGAACCACTGGGTCAGGTCCCCCAGCTGTGTCTTGAGGTACGGCAACGCGGCGATCTGCTCGCCCGGCCCACCCAGGTTGACCACCAGCGAGCCCTGTTTCGCCGAGGGGTCGCGGGCGGGCAGTCTCGCCAGCCCCAGCGTGATCTTCGCGCCGCCGGGCCGGGCCCAGTCGGCGGGAACGGTCACCTGCGCGCACTGCAGACCGTCGCCGCAGTCCTGCCACAGCGGGGAGTTCGGCGCGGCGGTGGTGCCGGTCAGGCTGAGAACCGCCGCGATGATCGGTTTCCACATGTGCCCGAAGCTATGGGGACGGGGTGATCCCGTGCGTCTGCCTTGCGACAGATCTTTCGGGATCTCCATTAGTGTCGCGGCGTGACATTCTCAACCGATCTGCCCATCTGCCGCGCTTGCGGCCTGCAGTATGCCGCACCGCGTCCCGACTGCCCGGTCTGCGAAGACGAACGCCAGTACGTCGCACGCCAGGGCCAGAGCTGGACCACGCTGGCGGAGCTGTGGGAGTCGGGCCGCACAGCGAAGTACGTCGCCGAGGGCCCCGACGTCCTCGGGGTCGGCTGCGATCCCGGGTTCGCCATCGGCCAGCGGGCGCTGCTGATCCAGCGCCCCGGCGGCAACGTCCTGTGGGACTGCGTGACCTACGTCGACGACGCCATGGTCGAGCAGGTCCGCTCGCACGGCGATGTCGCCGCCATCGCGATCAGCCACCCGCACTACTACAGCACGATGGTCGACTGGGCGCACGCTCTCGACGTCCCGGTGTACCTGCACGAGAACGACCGCCAGTGGGTACCGCGGCCGGATGGGTCGATCGTGTTCTGGGACGGCGACAGCAAGGACCTCGGCAACGGGCTGACGCTGCTGAACCTGGGCGTCCACTTCGCGGGCGGCACCGTGCTGCACGACCGGGACGCCCGCGCCCTGTTCACCGGCGACATCCTGCAGGTGACGCCGGGCCGCGACTGGGTCAGTTTCATGTACAGCTACCCGAACTACATCCCCGAGCGGCCCAGTGTGGTGCGTCGCGCGCTGGATCTGCTGGAGCCGTACGACTACGACTCGATCTACGGCGCCTGGTGGGATTTCGTCGTGAAGTCCGGCGCGAAGGACGTCGTGGCCAGGTCGGCCGAGCGGTACCTGCGGCACGCCGAGGACCGCGCCTAGCTGATACGCCTGCGGAAACGGGGTGACACATCACCGTTGATTCACCTGGCGCTCGCCCGTGAATACAAACACCCGCTCTGGTCATGCCACCCGTTCGGCGAGACGCGCTCCCAGACAGATGCGCCGCCCCAGCCGAAAGCCACGTGCTGGCGGCGCGGCCGGGCCGGATCGACCTCGTGCGGACGCGGGAACCGCACGGGGTCACGGTTGGCCGCGGCCAGAACCAGCGCCACCCGGGCACCCGCGGGCACAGTCGTCCCCGCCACCACGACGCTGCTTGACGCTGTGCGTGGGGCGTAGTGGAACGGACTGGCCAGCCGCGCCAGTTCGTCGGCACATCCCGCCGGGTCGGCGTTGAACACCTTGAGCTGCAAGGGATCGCAGCACCTGCACAGTCCTTCGACGAGAACGGCCTTCGTGGGTTCGAAACCACCGGTGAGCACTTGGGTGAAGACCGCCAGCAGGTCGGCTGGATCCGCGCCTGCGCCGAGCGCGTGCCGGAACGCCCAGGGCAGCGGGCCTTCGGCGCGCGGGAGATAACCGTGCTCGAACCGGTCGCGAAGCCTGCCGAGCGCCTGTTCCGCCTTGGCCACAAAGGTTTCGTCGTATCGGTCGAGCCCGAGGTAGGCCAGCAGCGTCACGCCGTCCGTCGCGTCGAACTCCGGCAGCCCCAGCATCGTGCTGACCGAGCGCGCGGTGAACTGATCGGCGACCCACGTACGAGGTCGACCCGGCCGGTTAGTCCGGCACCAGTCCCACGGCCAGTTCGTCGAGCCGGGAGTCAGTGGCGAACTCCACCACAGCGCGGCGGAACAAGGTACGCAACGGTTCGAGGACCGTGGCGTCGGAGAAACCCAGCCACCGCTGGAAGTGGTCCTCCAGTCGAGGACAGGCCCGTCCTGCTGGAGCAACTCCGCCACGGTGCCGTCGAGATCAGCGGCCAGCCGGTCATGGACTGTCATACATGGGAGGTCAATGGCCTAGGCCATCTTCGTCCCTGTCCAATGACCAGAACCTCTCCATAATCGGGACTGTTCCAGCCATCGCCCCACGCCGGGTGCCCTACCGGGAGGTCCCTGTGCGCAACATCGCGACCACCATCTCCGCCGCACGCGACGAAGCGGAGGTGTTCCTCGACTCCTGTTCGAGAGAACTGGCGTGGGACAGGCAGCGGCACCAAGAGCGCTGGCGCCAGGTCCAGCACGAACTGGCCGGGACCGGAACCTACCGGCACACCCGTGAGGAACTGGAGTTCGGTGCGAAACTGGCCTGGCGCAACCACACCCGCTGCATCGGCAAGCTCCACTGGCGCACCCTCACCGTAAGGGACTGCCGGGACCTGAGCGATCCGAGCAGCATCAGCGCCGCGCTCGTCGACCAGCTCCGCTGGTCGTACAACGACGGCCAGATCCGGCCGTTGATCACGATCTTCGCCCAGGACACGCCGTTGACCCAAGGACCGAGGATCATCAGCCACCAGCTGGTCAGGTACGCGGGCTACGTCCAGCCGGACGGCACGGTCGTCGGTGACCCGTCGAACACCGGGCTCACGGCACGACTGCGAAGCATGGGGTGGCAAGGGTGCGGCGGCGCGTTCGACCGCCTTCCGGTTCTGCTGTGCGACAGCCAGGGCCGGTTGACGTGTCACGTGATGCCGCCGGAAGTGTCGCCGGACGTGCTGATCACACACCCCGGCTACCCGTGGTTCGCGGATCTGGGACTGCGGTGGTACGCCTACCCGACGGTCTCGGACATGCGCATGGAGATCGGCGGCGTCACGTACCCGGCGGCGCCGTTCAGCGGCTGGTACGTCAGCACCGAGATCGGCGCCCGCAACTTCGGTGACACCGACCGGTACAACCTCCTGCCCACTGTCGCCAGGAAACTCGGCCTGCCGGTGGACCACGACCGGACACTGTGGAAGGACCGCGCGCTGGTGGAACTGAACGTGGCGGTGCTGACCTCGTTCGAGGCGGCCGGTGTCCGGATGCTGGACCACCACACGATGGCCGACCAGTTCCACCGGTACGTCCAGACCCAGCGCCGCAACGGCAACGCTGTCCACGCGGACTGGAGCTGGATCGTGCCGCCGATGGCCGGTTCAGCGACGCCTGTCTACCACCAGGCCTACGACGGTACGACCGTGCGGCCGAACTTCTTCCGTGACTGACATCAGTGGTGTGCGACGCGGTCCAGTTCGCGCAGGGCGTCGTCGGGGTTCTCGTGGTCGGTGAGTTCGAACAGGACGCGGTCCACTCCTGCTTGCTCATCGGACTCAAGGGCTTCCGGGTTCGCGCCGTGCAGGGTGACGTTCACCGGACGTCCCGCGCCCGACGCCCGCGATCAGCACCGGCGGGCGGCGGACGGGTTTGGGCCATGACCAGATCGGGTCGAAGTCGACGAACTCGCCGGGCAACTCCGGTTCGTCCTTGGTCCAGATCTCCCGCATGGCCGCGATGTGCTCCAGCATCCGGGCGATCGGCCGGGTGGGATCGACGCCGTGGCTGGCCATCTCCTCGGCGTTCGAGCCCGGACCGGCACCGGGCTCGAACCGGCCGCCGGAGATCCGGTCGATGCTCGCGACCTGTTCGGCCAGGGTGATCGGGTGGTGCTGGTTGACCAGCACCACGCCGGTCCCGAGTCCGATGCGACTGGTGGTGGCCGCGATCGCGGCCAGTGCCGCCATCGGGCCGTAGATGTGCGAACAGTGCCGTGGGAGCGGCTGCGGGTCCGGTGCACCGTGGTCCACGCACCCACCATGCCGTAAATGTCAGTCAAATGACATCTATCGCGGTGTTGGCGTGACCTGGTGGCGGAGACCAGGATCGGGCACGGCCGAGCGGACTCCCGGCGCAACCGGGCCGCCATCGTGACCGCGGCCCGTGCGGCCGTGGAGGACCTGGGCGACAAGGTCTCCCTCGAAAAGATCGCCCAGCAGGCGCAAGTCACCACGCGCACGTTGTTCCGGCATTTCCCGGCAAAGGACGACCTGCTGGCAGCGGTGCTGGAGGACTACTTCGCCGACCGGGTGGAACCGGTGCTGCTCCGGGCCGCCGCCGACACCGACCCCCGTCGTGCGCTGGTGGACGTGCTGACGGAGAGCACCGCCGCGTTCGTCGAGCACCCGGGCCTGCTCGCGTTGATCAGCAGTGGCGCCCGGACCGCCGAGATCACGAGCCGCCACCTGCGTCCCCTGGCCGAAATGCTGGCGAGGGCACGGCAGGCCGGTGTGGTGCGGGCGACCTCATGCCGGACGACTTCCCCTGCCTGATCACCATGCTCGTGGCGAGCGCGAGCCACGCGGGCCGGGGCTGGTCCCGTTGTCTCGCGCTCGTCCTGGACAGCCTTCCCCGGAAGCGGCCCGCACACCACTCCCCGCCTTGCCGGAATGTGCCGCCGAACCCAGTCAGCCGAGGTGATCGGCCGCGATGGTCCTTGCCACGGTTTCCAGCAGCGGTCCGGCGTTGGCCATGCTGAGGCGCGGGTCCGGTTCCAGGTCCATGAGGGCGTAGGCAGCCGCGAATCCCGCCGCTCGCACCTGGTCCGGCGTGAGCAGGCAGCGTCCCGCGACCGCCACCACCGGGATCCCGGCGCGGACGGCACGGGCGGCCACGCCCGCCGGGGCTTTCCCGCTCAGCGTCTGCTCATCCAGCGAGCCCTCGCCGGTGATCACCAGTTCGGCGCCCGCCAGCAGGCTGTCGAACCCGATCAGGTCGAGCACGAGGTCGATCCCGGGCCGGAACTGTCCGTTGAGGACCGACAGGGTGGCGTAACCGACCCCGCCCGCGGCACCCGCGCCCGGCGCGCCGGCGACGTCACGGCCGGTGGCTGCCTCGACCGCGTTGTGCCAGGCGGCAAGTCCGGCTTCGAGGTCCTGCACGTCCTGGGGATTGGCGCCTTTCTGCGGGCCGAAGACCGCCGCCGCTCCGCGTGGGCCGAGCAGCGGGTTGTCCACGTCACTCGCGACGAGGATCTCCGCGGCTGCCAGCCGCGGGTGCAGATCGCTGAGATCAACGCCGGTGAGCGTGCGCAGCGCTGCTCCACCGCGTCCGGACACGCCGTGCAGCTTGCCACCGAGCGCTTGGACCAGGCCCGCGCCGCCATCCGTGCAGGCGCTGCCGCCCAAGCCGATGATGATCTTCCGGTGGCCCGCGTCCAGTGCGGCGGCGATCAGCTGCCCCGTTCCGTAGCTCGTCGCAGTGCGAGGGGCGAGGTTCTCCAGCCGGTTGAGGCCGGAGATGTCGGCCATCTCCACTACCGCTACGCCATCTTGTTCGGCGTACGCCGTCTCCACCTCACGGCCGATCGGATCCTCCGCCGTGACTGGCACACGGTGGAAACCCGCCGACACCGCCGCGTCCAGAGTTCCGTCACCACCGTCCGCGACCGGCAGCGTCACCGACCGGTCGCGGCCGAACACCGCGGCCAGGTGATCGGCGACCTGGGCCGCTGTCAGCGATCCCTTGAACTTGTCCGGTGCGATCAGGATTGTCATCGCGCACGCCCCGAGAGCTGCTCGACCAGCAGCACCAACGCCGAGTGGTCGAGACTGCCGTGGCCCTGCTGACGCAGCGCGCCCATGAGCTGGGCGACGGCCGCGCCCAGCGGGATCGCCACGCCTGCTCCACGTGCCGCCGACGTCACGATGCCCAGGTCCTTGTGGTGCAGGTCGACCCGGAAACCCGGCTGGAACTCACGGGCCAGCATGCCTTCCGCTTTCCGGTCGAGGATCCG
This window contains:
- a CDS encoding alpha/beta hydrolase — encoded protein: MWKPIIAAVLSLTGTTAAPNSPLWQDCGDGLQCAQVTVPADWARPGGAKITLGLARLPARDPSAKQGSLVVNLGGPGEQIAALPYLKTQLGDLTQWFDVVMFDPRGFGRSTPVTCPARSPQEAEYVFGTEDRYDRYVRANREFGTKCTAAAGALAGNLNSWQVARDMDAIRSAIGEPRLNYYGNSYGTMFAQAYAEYFPHKAGRMYLDSVIDHTDRSIRDWLVPKAETDERNLRRFAGWCATDPGCALHGRDVLQVWDEVLARAPIPAASGGTVSATRIVSRSFVSYRPDWPGLAESLKQAHAGDATRFTVDVGARDPDLSRIMFCADFPYPADYRAVRALESEMRELAPRIGWRQAWPMANHCAGLPPARTFPQHPFRAHIPALVVNGDYDSTTPPAYGRRVTAHLKGARYLQVPAGHAVYLTGNPCVRGYVHKYLTTGELPAAGTVCPEH
- a CDS encoding MBL fold metallo-hydrolase; translated protein: MTFSTDLPICRACGLQYAAPRPDCPVCEDERQYVARQGQSWTTLAELWESGRTAKYVAEGPDVLGVGCDPGFAIGQRALLIQRPGGNVLWDCVTYVDDAMVEQVRSHGDVAAIAISHPHYYSTMVDWAHALDVPVYLHENDRQWVPRPDGSIVFWDGDSKDLGNGLTLLNLGVHFAGGTVLHDRDARALFTGDILQVTPGRDWVSFMYSYPNYIPERPSVVRRALDLLEPYDYDSIYGAWWDFVVKSGAKDVVARSAERYLRHAEDRA
- a CDS encoding cytochrome P450, whose amino-acid sequence is MLGLPEFDATDGVTLLAYLGLDRYDETFVAKAEQALGRLRDRFEHGYLPRAEGPLPWAFRHALGAGADPADLLAVFTQVLTGGFEPTKAVLVEGLCRCCDPLQLKVFNADPAGCADELARLASPFHYAPRTASSSVVVAGTTVPAGARVALVLAAANRDPVRFPRPHEVDPARPRRQHVAFGWGGASVWERVSPNGWHDQSGCLYSRASAR
- a CDS encoding nitric oxide synthase oxygenase, encoding MRNIATTISAARDEAEVFLDSCSRELAWDRQRHQERWRQVQHELAGTGTYRHTREELEFGAKLAWRNHTRCIGKLHWRTLTVRDCRDLSDPSSISAALVDQLRWSYNDGQIRPLITIFAQDTPLTQGPRIISHQLVRYAGYVQPDGTVVGDPSNTGLTARLRSMGWQGCGGAFDRLPVLLCDSQGRLTCHVMPPEVSPDVLITHPGYPWFADLGLRWYAYPTVSDMRMEIGGVTYPAAPFSGWYVSTEIGARNFGDTDRYNLLPTVARKLGLPVDHDRTLWKDRALVELNVAVLTSFEAAGVRMLDHHTMADQFHRYVQTQRRNGNAVHADWSWIVPPMAGSATPVYHQAYDGTTVRPNFFRD
- a CDS encoding LLM class flavin-dependent oxidoreductase encodes the protein MDHGAPDPQPLPRHCSHIYGPMAALAAIAATTSRIGLGTGVVLVNQHHPITLAEQVASIDRISGGRFEPGAGPGSNAEEMASHGVDPTRPIARMLEHIAAMREIWTKDEPELPGEFVDFDPIWSWPKPVRRPPVLIAGVGRGTSGERHPARREPGSP
- a CDS encoding TetR/AcrR family transcriptional regulator codes for the protein MAETRIGHGRADSRRNRAAIVTAARAAVEDLGDKVSLEKIAQQAQVTTRTLFRHFPAKDDLLAAVLEDYFADRVEPVLLRAAADTDPRRALVDVLTESTAAFVEHPGLLALISSGARTAEITSRHLRPLAEMLARARQAGVVRATSCRTTSPA
- a CDS encoding glycerate kinase gives rise to the protein MTILIAPDKFKGSLTAAQVADHLAAVFGRDRSVTLPVADGGDGTLDAAVSAGFHRVPVTAEDPIGREVETAYAEQDGVAVVEMADISGLNRLENLAPRTATSYGTGQLIAAALDAGHRKIIIGLGGSACTDGGAGLVQALGGKLHGVSGRGGAALRTLTGVDLSDLHPRLAAAEILVASDVDNPLLGPRGAAAVFGPQKGANPQDVQDLEAGLAAWHNAVEAATGRDVAGAPGAGAAGGVGYATLSVLNGQFRPGIDLVLDLIGFDSLLAGAELVITGEGSLDEQTLSGKAPAGVAARAVRAGIPVVAVAGRCLLTPDQVRAAGFAAAYALMDLEPDPRLSMANAGPLLETVARTIAADHLG